The genomic region AAAGGATGGTAGCGCTGACGTGATACTGGACTCCACAGTCTCCCTCGTGAGGAGAGGATTGAGGACAGACTACGTAACGATAAAGGGACTCATGGTAGTGTCGCCGGACGTGGGGAAGAGAATTGGAGTCTGGAGGAAGGGAAGTGCTGCAGATGTATTAACGAGGGCCCTCCTAGACAAGAAGGGAATAAGGGGAGAAGTAGTATACGCCGATGAGATGCCCAGGCTAGTAGAGATGCTGAACAAGAAGGAAGTAGACTCCATAGTGATTGCCTCGCCCTTCGCTAAGGGAAAGACCTTCGAGGAGTTACTTGGAATACCTGGAAGCTGTGGAGCTAGCGTCAACGCCAACCACGAGGAGTTCATCTCAGCCTACTCTGAGGGTATCGAGCTCATGAAGCAGGACCCACAGGGGGTAGCGGAGTACGTGGCCAAGAAGTTACCCATACAGGCAAATCTACAGATGATAGTTAACCTACCCAAGACCACCGTCCTGACCGTGGAGAGGCTAAAGGACAATTCGCAGTTCGAGAACTTAGTCAAGAAGTATCTGTAAAGAAGTTCATCTCTTTTTTGGAATATCCACTAGATATTTTCTATAAAAAGAATTAGTTTTTTAAATGTAAACCAGTTAAGTTGTTCATGGACCTAAAACAGATTCTAACTCCAAGTAATTCGATCCTGGTTGTATGGGACGTACAGAACGGATTGGTGAAGGGGATTTTCAACAGAGATCAGTTTGTAAGTGGTCTGGAAAGGACAATAGGAGCTGCTAGGAAAGCAAGGATACCTATCGTGTATACCAAGATAACGCCCTATCCAAGTGGATTCGAACCCTACGCATCAAGGGTCTCATCAAGACAGTTCAGATTCACAAGTGAGGACCTGGAACTTTACGTCAAGCCTGCTGAAGGTGAGATAGTCCTTCCGAAGAACACATGGAGTATCTTTGTGGGAACTAATTTCGAGCTCCTGCTTAGGAACTCTGGAAGAAATGCCATAATCTTCACAGGGATTGCCACGGAAATAGGAGTAGAGACCAGCGCTAGACATGCCTTTGCCTTGGGTTTCATGCCCGTTATTGTGAGTGATGCGGTTTCCTCATTCAATAGGGAAGGGCATGAAAGGTCCCTAACAAACATGAAGGACTTCTTCCCAATGATTACATCGCAGGAGTTAGAAAAAATACTACAGTAAAACAGGAGTGAACTTCCTTTCAAGCTAGTAATTTTAGTAAGAAATTCAGAATTTTTGTTTACCCATACAGTCTAAGGAGTGCGGTTCTCCTCGCTTTCCTGTTTTCATAAAAGTCTAGAACATGTTTAAATCTTTGTACTTCCTATCCACGTATATGTATGTATTTACGATCGACCAATCATCATCCAACATGGTCCGTTCCGTTGGCAGGAAAGCTGCTTACCTAGGCGAACTTACGAGGATGGGGATTAGGGTACCATGGGGATTCGTGATCACTAGGTCCGCTTTCCGTAGGTTCATGGAGATAAACAGGGA from Metallosphaera sedula DSM 5348 harbors:
- a CDS encoding isochorismatase family cysteine hydrolase, which gives rise to MDLKQILTPSNSILVVWDVQNGLVKGIFNRDQFVSGLERTIGAARKARIPIVYTKITPYPSGFEPYASRVSSRQFRFTSEDLELYVKPAEGEIVLPKNTWSIFVGTNFELLLRNSGRNAIIFTGIATEIGVETSARHAFALGFMPVIVSDAVSSFNREGHERSLTNMKDFFPMITSQELEKILQ
- a CDS encoding DUF3834 domain-containing protein translates to MLKVIAAPGPVSYPMIASTMKNKDIIIDFGKDGSADVILDSTVSLVRRGLRTDYVTIKGLMVVSPDVGKRIGVWRKGSAADVLTRALLDKKGIRGEVVYADEMPRLVEMLNKKEVDSIVIASPFAKGKTFEELLGIPGSCGASVNANHEEFISAYSEGIELMKQDPQGVAEYVAKKLPIQANLQMIVNLPKTTVLTVERLKDNSQFENLVKKYL